TGAAGAAAGAAAATATGCAGCGGGTGCGCTCTTTTAAACTCCGTGGGGCTTATTACGCTATTTCTCAACTTAGCGAAGAGGAACGTCAGCGTGGGGTTGTCTGTGCTTCTGCGGGCAATCACGCTCAAGGAGTGGCCTATACATGTAAGGAAATGAAAATTCCAGCAACTATTTTTATGCCCATCACGACCCCTCAGCAGAAGATTGGCCAGGTCCGCTTCTTTGGTGGTGAATTTGTGAACATCAAGCTGGTTGGAGATACCTTTGATGCTTCGGCTAAAGCAGCGCTTGACTATACTAAGGCTGAAAATCGCACCTTTATCGATCCTTTTGACAATGATGATGTCCAAGCTGGTCAAGGAACAGTGGCCTACGAAATCTTAGATGAGGCTAGGAGAGAAGCTATCACTTTTGATGCTGTTTTGGTACCAGTTGGCGGCGGCGGCCTGATATCAGGAGTCTCAACCTATATCAAAGAAAGTCAGCCAGCTATCGAAGTTATTGGTGTGGAAGCCAACGGTGCCCGCAGTATGAAAGCAGCCTTTGAAGCTGGAGGTCCGGTCAAGCTTAAAGAAATCGATAAATTTGCCGACGGCATCGCAGTCCAGAAAGTCGGTGCATCAACTTATGAGGTTACACAAAAGAATGTTCAAAATCTTATCGGTGTAGATGAAGGGCTTATTTCAGAGACCATCATTGACCTATACTCCAAGCAAGGGATTGTCGCAGAGCCAGCTGGTGCTGCAAGTGTTGCTGCTTTGGAAGTTCTGAGCGAGTACATCAAGGGGAAAACTATCTGTTGCATTATCTCAGGTGGTAATAATGACATCAACCGTATGCCAGAGATGGAAGAACGGGCACTTATTTATGATGGTATCAAGCACTATTTCGTGGTTAACTTCCCACAGCGTCCTGGTGCCCTGAGGGAATTTGTGAATGATATTTTAGGGCCTAATGACGACATCACTCGTTTTGAATATATCAAGCGGGCAAGCAAGGGAACGGGACCAGTTTTGATTGGTATTTCTCTGGCAGATAAGCATGATTATGCTTCTTTGATTAATCGTATTGAGCAGTTCGATCCCTCCTTTATCAATCTGAACGGGAATGAAACACTCTACAATATGCTTGTCTGATTGTAAATATATTTTAGCCTAATTTGTATGTTTTCGTTTGAAACTGCAAATTAAATATGTTAGAATATACTATAGTGAATCAAGGAGGCTTGAACATGTTTTTTATTCCATTTTTCTTTATCATATTGATCATAATCTTTATATTCTTGCTGCTTAGTGCAGTCTATGTGGTTCGTCAGCAATCTGTGGCAATCATTGAGCGTTTTGGACGCTATCACAAAACCAGCAGCAGCGGTATCAATTTCCGTCTTCCTTTAGGGATTGACAAGATAGCGGCTCGCGT
This window of the Streptococcus sanguinis genome carries:
- the ilvA gene encoding threonine ammonia-lyase IlvA — protein: MLRAKDITHAHKVLKDVVVNTPLDYDHYLSEKYQAKIYLKKENMQRVRSFKLRGAYYAISQLSEEERQRGVVCASAGNHAQGVAYTCKEMKIPATIFMPITTPQQKIGQVRFFGGEFVNIKLVGDTFDASAKAALDYTKAENRTFIDPFDNDDVQAGQGTVAYEILDEARREAITFDAVLVPVGGGGLISGVSTYIKESQPAIEVIGVEANGARSMKAAFEAGGPVKLKEIDKFADGIAVQKVGASTYEVTQKNVQNLIGVDEGLISETIIDLYSKQGIVAEPAGAASVAALEVLSEYIKGKTICCIISGGNNDINRMPEMEERALIYDGIKHYFVVNFPQRPGALREFVNDILGPNDDITRFEYIKRASKGTGPVLIGISLADKHDYASLINRIEQFDPSFINLNGNETLYNMLV